One window of Nitrospirae bacterium YQR-1 genomic DNA carries:
- a CDS encoding response regulator: MKILVVDDDIPSQRILGKYLKKHGYDTIFATNGVDAIEILAKDSITMIITGLNMPIMGGIEFIEHVKSNPLLNTIPILVITTDDRL, translated from the coding sequence TGATGATATCCCTAGCCAAAGAATTTTGGGAAAATACTTGAAAAAACATGGGTATGATACGATATTTGCAACAAATGGAGTGGATGCGATAGAAATACTTGCAAAAGACAGCATAACAATGATAATTACAGGATTAAATATGCCGATTATGGGTGGTATAGAATTTATTGAACATGTGAAATCTAATCCTTTATTAAACACAATTCCAATATTAGTGATAACAACAGATGACAGATTATAG